The Edaphobacter flagellatus sequence CTGTTGGCAAAAAAGCCCGTCAGCACAGCACCCAGGGTTCCGCCTGCACCGTGAACGCCGAAGGCATCCAGTGAGTCGTCGTAGCCGAAGAGAGCCTTCACCTTGACGACCATCAGATAACAGAAGACACCAGCAATCAGGCCGATCCAGATAGCCGAGATGGGGGTAACGAAACCGGCCGCAGGAGTAATCGCCACCAGGCCGGCAACAGCGCCAGAGATAGCTCCCAGAGCCGAAACCTTGCCCTGACGAATCCATTCAGCACCACTCCAGCCGATAGCCGCAGCGGCGGCACCGAAATGAGTCGCGACGAAGGCTGAGGTGGCAAGGGTTCCAGCAGCCAATGCCGAGCCAGCATTGAAGCCGAACCAGCCCACCCAGAGCAGGCAGGCGCCAATGAAGCTAAGAACGACGGAGTGCGGCGGCATTGGCTCCTTGGGGTAACCCAGACGCTTTCCAAGATAGATTGCCGTTACCAGCGCCGAGACACCCGAAGTGACATGAACCACCGTGCCGCCAGCAAAATCCAGGCATGGAATGCGTCCGCCCATTGCCGCGTTGAGGAGGCCACCCTTGCCCCAGACCATATGGGCCATCGGGCCATAGATGAACAGCGACCACAGCACCATGAAGGCCAGCATCGCCGAGAACTTCATACGTTCGGCAAAGGCACCGGAGATCAGTGCAGGCGTGATAATAGCGAACATCAACTGGTAGACCATGAAGGTCTGCGAAGGGATGGTCGGTGCGTAGACATCCGGCGTCAGCCCTACACCGCGAAGAAAAATGTTATGGAAGCCACCGATGAAGGCATTGCCATCACCAAAAGCCAACGAATAGAGCACCACGGCCCATAAGACCGTAATGACCGCCATCATGGCAAAGGTCTGCATCATGGTGCCGAGGACATTCTTTTTGCGCACAAGGCCGCCATAAAAGAGCGCAAGACCGGGGCCGCTCATCATCAGCACCAGCGCCGACGAGACAAGCATCCACGCATTGTCTCCCGAGGTCTGAGCCGCAGCGATGGCATCTTTATTCGCGGCCGCCTGTTTCTCGAGCGCTGCGATACGGTCGGTCTGGCTTGCAGTCTGAGCCTCAGCAAGCTGTCCGGACAGCAGTGGGCCTGCAACAAACATCGTCAGCAAAAGCCCCAAAAACACCTTCACTACGGCAACACGCATGGGTTCCATCACCTGCCTGAAAGATTCTTGAAACGCGAAGAAGAGATACCATTGCCTGTCATCCAGATGACATCATGATCACCGGAGAGCGTTCGGTACACTTCGCTGCAGCATGGGAGCGAAGCCTCGGTTGGTTCGTTGAGTAATTTTAAATTTACACAAGCACTGGCGCTTCTCAAAGCAGGAATTTCACCTCAAGCAGAAGAGCCGATATTTCTCGACTACTGCCTGGAGAGAAGCTCAGCCGCGATCCTCTCCCACTCAGCGGCGATGTCGTCCTTCGCCACGGCTCTGCCCGCCTGCCTATACCAGTAAGCAGCGTTACCGAGGTCGCCTTCTTTACGATGCAGGTAGGCGTGGACCCACGCCGCATCTCTTCCCTGCACATCCTGGGCGATCTCATGCGCGCGATTCCAGTCTCCTTTTGCATCCCACCACAAAGCGAGCAGGAGACCACTGAGATGGTCTGCCGGCATGGCACGAAACTCGGCAATCGTCATAACTTCCTCCCTATGGAGTTGCTGCGGCATATCCGCGCTCGCGCATCCACTTAATGACCAGATCAGGCCAGATGCTGAGCGCAGGATTCGCCGTGGCCAATCCTGCACCATGCGCTCCGTGCTGAAAGAGATGCATCTCGGCTGGAACACCAGCCTTCACCAGCGCCTCATAGAACATGACGCTGTTCGCAACAGGAACGACCGGGTCATCGGTCGTCGCGAAAAGGAAAGTGGGTGGCGTATCGGCAGTAACTCGTGTCTCTGCGGAAAGAGACTTCACCAGAGCAGGATCGGGGTTGTCCCCCAAAAGATATTTTCTCGATCCAGTGTGAGCCGAAGGGTCCATCAACGTGATGACCGGATATGCGAGAACGAGGAACTCCGGGCGGCTACTCTCACGCTCTATCGGATCGGCAGCCTCCGGCGTGCCTGCATCAAACTGCGTTCCTGCAGTCGCCGTCAGGTGACCTCCGGCAGAGAAGCCCCACATCCCGAGGCGCTCTTTCTCGATGCCGAACTCAGCGGCATGAGCTCGCACATACCGGATCGCCCGCTGTGCGTCACCAAGCTCAATCGGGTGGTGGTATCGAGGTCCTAGCCTGTACCTCAGGACGAAAGCAGCTACTCCGCGTTGGTTCAACCAGCGAGCAAACGCGTAGCCTTCTTTGTCGATAGCAAGGTCGTGATATCCCCCACCAGGGACGACAACCACTCCGGTCCGGGTTGTGTTTGGCACTATTGGCAGAAAGACCGTAATCGCTGGCTTATCTGCTTCTGTATCCCCCAGGGCTCCGGGCGCACCCGATGGCCACAAAAGCGTAGCTGGTGGAATCGTCGCATCCTTAGGCTGCTGCGCGAAGCAGGGCCCCGCAATCAAAATCCAGCCGAGAACAACCGTTGCAGTCAATCGCAAATGAATCCCTCCACCACCGTCACACCCCTACTGTAAATAATTCATGTCAAACCACTACATCGGACTGCCAAACAGACCTCGCTTATAGATTTCTGCGGTGCAATCCCTTAGGCTTAACGGGAGATTGCCTTCCCCCGGAGTTCTGATGAAGCATCTGGTACAGAAACAGCTTGCACAATCTATCGGCACCATGCAGGCTACGCTTGCCGATCTTCATATTGCCGACACAATTTCAAAGATTGCAGAGTTGACGGCGAATGCCATGCTGGCTGGCCGCAAGCTGATGGTTGCCGGTAACGGAGGTTCCGCCGCGGATGCTCAGCATCTGGTGGCGGAGTTTGTTGTTCGACTCAGGGCGAACCGTCCTGCACTGCGTGCCGTGGCGCTTACGACAGATACATCGATCATTACTGCGGGCGGAAATGATTTTGGCTTCGACTGCATCTTTGCGAGGCAGATTGAAGCGCTTGGGCAACCGGGCGATATCTTCCTGGGCATTTCGACTTCAGGCAATTCGAAGAACATTCTGCAGGCGATTCAGCAGGCCAAGTCGATGAACATCACGACCATTGGTTTTACGGGAAATGGTGGCGGGCAGATGAAGGCGCTCTGCGATCACAACGTCATCATCCCATCCGATGTCACGATGAATATTCAGGAGTGCCACCTGGCACTGGAGCACATCTTCTGCATGGCCGTGGAACGCTTCTACTTTGGCAAGGATATCGACGCAGAGTAGACCGCCTCAGCTCTCGAAATCGACCTCGAGCGGCTCGATCAGCGGCATCAACCAGGAGAGCAGCTTCTGGTGAATCGGATGGTCGTTGTAGGCCTCATAGGCGGCACGATCTGCGAACTGCATCACGCCTCCCAACTCGTATCCCTGCGAACGAGGCGAGATATTGACGCCTACCGCCGTCTCCATGAGGCCAGGAATCTCACTCTGCAGAGCGCGAATCTCTTCAATCGCCTGCTGCTTTTGATCAGCTGTAACATCGGGCTTCCAGCGAAAAGCAAACATGTGGATGATCATGCAGTCAGTGTAACGATCTCCGCATAGAATAGGTGGAGCAAACCGGAGAGTCCGTATGTCGAGAACACAGTCGATGATGGTTGAACTGGGGACTGTCGCTCCACCATTCGAGCTGCAGGACGTGGTGACAGGCAAGGCAGTCGGACGTGACGATGTGGCCGCGGGTCACAAGGGACTGCTGGTTATGTTCATCTGCGTGCACTGTCCTTATGTGAAGCATGTAGAAGAAGAGCTGGCCCGTATCGGCCGCGATTATGAAAAGACAATTGGCATTGTCGCAATCTCGTCGAACGACATTGCCAGCTATCCGGATGATTCCCCTGAAGAGATGAAGAAGCAGGCCGAGAGACTAGGCTTCCGATTCCCTTACCTCTATGACGAGACGCAGGAGGTTGCGCGCGAATACGACGCCGCATGTACACCTGACCTGTTTCTATTCGATGGCGAGATGAAGCTGGTCTATCGCGGACAGCTTGACGACAGCCGCCCCCGCCGTAAAGATTTCGGCAACGACCTTCCCGTGACCGGCAAGGATCTGCGTGCTGCACTGGATGCTGTCATTGCTGGAAAACGACCTGACATAAATCAGAAATTTGCCGTAGGATGCAACATCAAGTGGAAGGAGTAGCAGAGCTCATGGACGGTGTACTTAATAAATTGAAACTGGGCATCCTCAAGTTCCAGAGCGATATCTATCCAGAGCAGGCGCAGACGTATCGCAAAGCAGCAAGCGAGCCGCAGCGGCCTGCTGCCTTGATCGTCACCTGCGCCGATTCGCGCATCGACCCCGAACTGATTACGGACTCAGGCCCAGGAGAATTGTTCGTAACACGCAACATCGGCAACCTTGTACCCGCCTATGGGGAGATGATGGGCGGCGTCAGCGCGGTCATCGAGTACGCCGTCAGCGCCCTCAAGGTAAAACACATTGCCATCTGCGGCCATAGCGACTGCGGCGCCATGAAAGCTTTGCTGAATCCGGAGAGCCTGGAATCCATGTCTACCGTAAAGCGCTGGATGCGAAATGCCGAAGCAGCGCTCAGCGTCGCCAGCTCATTGTCGGACAAAGATGACAAGCCGAGCGAACGCCTGCGAAAGCTGACCGAAGAAAATGTTCTGCTGCAGGTCCAGCACCTGCGCACACATCCTTCTGTCGCCGGAGCCGTCGCGCGCGCAGAGCTTACGCTTTCCGGCTGGGTCTATGACATTGGCACCGGACAGGTCCGTATCTCTGAAAATGGAGATAGAACTTTCCACCCTGTCGCACAAAAAGGCACAGCTCGATGATTGCGCCGCAACACCGGCAGCTGGTCCTGAATACGTTGCGCTATGTAGGCTGGCCTCTCCTGGTACTTCTGATCTACGACATTGCAGTTGTGATCGCGTACAAGGAAGGCTATCTCCACTGGGCAGCGTTGAACCAGATTCCCGTATCCCTGCTGGGTTCAGTCATCAGCATCCTGGTCGCGTTTCGCAATACGACATCCTATGCCCGCTGGTGGGAAGCCCGCACACTATGGGGTTCGATTGTGAACAACTCCAGAAGCTGGGGGCGTCAGGTCACGACGGTGCTCCGTTCGCCCGCCGGACAAGACTCCGTAGAGCTGCGCCAGTTGCAGCAGCGAATGGTTTACTACCAGATTGCGTGGGTCCACGCGCTACGGGCGCACCTGAGACGGACCGACCCCTGGGAAGATCTCACAGCGTTTCTGTCCGAGGAAGAACTGGCCAGCCTCAGGCAGGAAAAGAATGTACCCGTGGCGATTCAGCAACGCCAGAGCATTGTTTTGCGCGATGTTCTCGATCGTGGCCTGATCGATGCTCTGCAATGGCGCGCTATGGACGAGAGTCTGAACGATCTTGTGGATGCACAGGGCGGCGCAGAACGCATTAAAAACACGCCGATGCCGCGTCAATACGACTACCTGCCGCAGTTGTGCGTACAGATCTTCTGCATCCTGCTGCCGCTGGCTATGGGAGCCAGCATGGGATGGTTTACACCGCTAGGCTCAGCGCTGGTCGGCTTTATCTTCCTGACTCTCGACAAAATTGGCCGCGACCTCGAAGATCCATTCGACAACACAGTCCACGATATTCCGCTCACATCGATCACGCGGACGATCGAGATCAACCTGCGGCAGATGCTAGGCGAAACCAATCTTCCAGAGGCTGTTGTGCCAGTTCGGAATGTCCTCTGGTAAATCGGTAGATAGAGCCGATCAACCTTCGTGGACGATACGCCGGGTTCCCTGTTCGACGCCCGTGATCTCGCCGTCGCGCATATGCAGAATGCGGTCGGCAATCTGAGCGGCCTCAGGATTGTGCGTAATCATCAACACCGTCTGATTCAGATCACGGCTTGATCGCTGTAGCATCTCAAGAACGGCATCCGAGTTCTTCGTATCGAGGTTGCCCGTAGGCTCATCGGCCAGAACAATAGACGGACGCGAGATCAGCGCCCGTGCAATAGCCACACGTTGCTGCTCTCCCCCTGAAAGTTCGTTGGGTCTATGGTCGAGCCTGCCTTCGATACCGAGAAGATGGGCGAGATGATTAAGCAGCTCGCGATCCAGAGGCTTTTTCTTTTCTGCACCAAGGTTGGCGATATCGTGCGCGATCTCGATATTTCCCATCGCAGTGAGCGTCGGCAGCAAATTGAACTTCTGGAAGATGAATCCTATCTTTGCCCGGCGCAGGCGTGTTCTCTCGATATCAGAGAGCTTTGAAAAGTCAGCACCATCGATAATCAACGATCCGCTTGTCGGCGAGGTAAGGCCACCCAGGATGTAGAAGAGCGTCGACTTACCTGAACCGGACGGGCCTACGATCGAGACAAATTCTCCCGGCACGACAGAAAAACTGACGCTACGCAGCGCTGGAACCTCCAACTTGCCGGAACGGTAGGTCTTCCCAAGTGCCTGCGCCACGATGATGGGTTGAACCGCAGCACTGGCCGCAGGTATGGTCGGAGATGAGGATGCATTGATCGTCATGAGTTACTTTGAGTTTATCGTGAGCAGGGGCCGCGAATGCGCCTGACTGAGCTTTTGCTGCTTATCCTGGTGGGGTGGACGCTGGTCGGAGCACTCGGGGTCACCGTCTCCTTTCGACAGCAACAGCGGCCTAAAGCCTTGCATCATCTAGGCTGGATTGTTGCCATCTGGATTGTCTATCTAAGCACTGTGATCGGAGTCTCACTGGCGCAGAAACAGCGATTTGTCGCCTTCGGCGCACCCCAATGTTATGACGAGATGTGTTTTGCCGTCGTGGGACTGGAAGAACTGCCCGGATATCCCGAACAAAGCAGCCACCTTGTACGCGTGAAGATCAGCATCACCAATCACGGACACAAGCCTGAGAGCGAAAGCTTGATACGCGCCTATCTGGTAGACCAGCAAGGTAGGCACTGGGGCGAGGAGCCCGGTCTCTCCGGAGTCAAACTTACAGCGCGAATATCAGGTGGAGAGTCTGCCATCAGCGAACCCGTCTTTAAACTTCCCGCCGATGCATCTCCCGCTGGACTGATTCTTTCGCACGGGCGCATGCAGCCAGGCGTCCTGGTGATTGCCGATTCCGACAGCCTGTTTCACAAGCCGACGATATTTCGATTGGCGAAGTAATGAAGCCCACCATTAGACCGGCGTACTCCCCGAAGCAAGAAGCGAGTGCAGCGTAATATCTTCGAGGAAGCTGATCTCCAGCCGCAACGTAATAATCTGCCCCAGATCGACCGAGGTCGCAGCATTTCTGCGGCAGGTGCAGAGATCGGTAAGCGCCAGATGCGAGGAGCGCGTCAGTTCCAGCCCCGCAGCAACGATGCCTCCGTATAGCTCGATGATGGAGCGGAGTTGCGCCTCCACACGTAGCTCGACCATGCTGGCCGAGAGCGTGCGTCGGTCGATAACCCAACCGCCTCCATCAGCCAGTGCGGTAAGAAGCACCGGCAGCAGCCCTGCGCGGTCGTCGTAGCTAAAACTTTGTAGATCGAGCGATTGCATGAATGATCGTCCTGTCTTTCCCCTTCATCGGAGAACCCAGGTTGAAGCGTGATAGCTGCGCGCGGTACGGTGGTCATATGACCAATGTGAGCGGAGCGAGGTAACTCATGGTTCTCGGCGTAGGGACCGATCTGATTGAGATCCGAAGAATCGAAGAGAGTATCGCGCAATTTGGAGAGCGCTTCCTGAATCGCGTCTTTACCGCCGGGGAGATCGCGTACTGTCAGGCAAAGAAGAAAGGAGCGGCGGAAAGCTTCGCTGCCCGGTTCGCCGCCAAAGAAGCCGGAGCCAAGGCCCTGGGAACAGGGATCAGTCGTGGCGTCAGATGGAAGGAACTTGAGGTGCGCCGCCAGCCGGGTGAGCGCCCCACCTTGCACCTGAGCGGCCGTGCAGCAGAACTGGCAAATAAAATGGGACTCCGCCGCCTCTCCCTCAGCCTCTCCCATAGCCGTGATGTCGCGCTGGCAGTTGTCATCGCAGAAGATTGAAAGCTTGAAACCCTGGACTGCAACCCTGCATCCATTCAAGGCAGGTCTTAAAGGATTGCTACAGCACGGAATGCACCAGATTTAGAACGCTGTCATGTATCCTCACAGTACAGAATTGGTGAGCAACACCAGGATCGCTTTTCAAGGAGAGCTATGCCCAGTCAGCAGGAGGTTCGATGGTCACAGTTGAAGATAGGCCTCATAGTCCTCGTAGCTGCAATCATCCTGGTGGCACTTCTCTTCCTCATGACCAGTTCGGCTGGAATCGGCATCTTTTCTCATAAGCTCACGATCACAACCTACTTTGAAAATTCCGCCGGCTTGAAACCCGGTGCGCCGGTCAACTTGCAGGGTGTCACCATCGGCAATGTCAAAACGGTCACAGTCGTCTCCTCACCTGAGCGTAAGCTGACACCGGTTCAGGTCGTCATGAAGCTGAACGAGAAATACGCTGACGAATTGAAGAAGGACTCCAAGGCATCGCTGACGACAATCGGTGTGCTGGGCGATACGGTCGTCGATATTAATAGCCAGTTCGCCGTGGGTCCTCCTTTGCGTGACGGCGACGAGCTAAAGACGCTGGAAACCCCCAGTCTGACGGATGTCGTCAAGGCGAGCCAAGGCACAATCGAGAGCCTCAACGTCATCCTTGCCAAGCTGAACACGATGGTCGACAACATGCAGTCCGGTAAGGGGTCGCTCGGCCAGATCGTCAGCAACCCGGACCTCTACAACAAGCTGAATGCGACGATCGACGAACTGCACAAAATGACCGTGAACCTGAACAACGGTAAAGGGTCGCTCGGCAAACTGGTCACGGACGACACGCTCTACAACCATCTGAACGATACGGTGGCAAAGCTCAACAACATTACGACGGAGCTGGACAAGGGCAACGGTACTGCCGGCAAACTGCTCAAGGACCCTTCACTGTTCGATAACCTGAACTCGACGCTGAAGCACGCCAATTCTCTGATGGCCGAGGCCGATGCCGGTAAAGGTGGCCTTGGATTGCTGGTCAAAGATCCGCAGTTCCGTCAGCAGCTAAGCAACACGGTCACGCAGGTGGATAAGCTGGTGACTGGAATCAATGACGGCCGCGGAACGCTGGGCAAGCTGGCTACCGAGGACACGCTGCACACCAACATGAACCATCTGCTGACGAACAGCAATGAGCTGGTCACAGCGATACGTCAGGATCCGAAGAAATATCTGACGATCCACCTGAAGATTTTCTAAGACCCCTCATAGTAATCACGCCACTTCTTTCATTTTTTGTGACCAACCGCTTATGGCATAAGAGCCACAAGCACATACACAGGGTTGGGATACAGGTAGTCCTTTTCATCGCCTCCTTTGCAAGAGTAGTGTTGAAGACATCGCAACAATGAACTCTTGTACTAATTTCAAGGAGAGCCATGAACCTGAGGTCTTTCACACTTCGGGCTGCTGCAGTACTGACACTCAGTGCTTCGCTGCTTCCAGCCACCGCCGAAGATATCTCCGGACCGAAGTCCGTCCCTAAGAAACCCACCATCTTCGACAAGTCCGCTATCGATACTTCCGCCGATCCCTGCGTGGACTTCTACCAGTACGCCTGCGGCAACTGGAGAAAGAACAACCCTATCCCGGGTGACCAGATCCGGTGGGGACGCTTCAACGAGCTGGCCGAGTACAACAACTACCTGCTGTATTCCGAACTGAAGGCCGCCGCCGACGCTCCGAAGACGCCTCTCCAGAAGAAGTACGGTGACTACTTCGCTGCCTGCATGAACGCCGATCTCGCCGACAAGCTTGGAGCCAAACCGATCCAGCCGATTCTTAGGACGATTGCGGATTGGAAGGACCGCAGAACACTGGCGAACTTGATGGGAACGACCGAGGATAAGTTCGCTATCGGATACCTGTTCGACTTTGGCTCCGGCCAGGACCAGAAGGATTCCAGCCAGCA is a genomic window containing:
- a CDS encoding ammonium transporter, with the translated sequence MRVAVVKVFLGLLLTMFVAGPLLSGQLAEAQTASQTDRIAALEKQAAANKDAIAAAQTSGDNAWMLVSSALVLMMSGPGLALFYGGLVRKKNVLGTMMQTFAMMAVITVLWAVVLYSLAFGDGNAFIGGFHNIFLRGVGLTPDVYAPTIPSQTFMVYQLMFAIITPALISGAFAERMKFSAMLAFMVLWSLFIYGPMAHMVWGKGGLLNAAMGGRIPCLDFAGGTVVHVTSGVSALVTAIYLGKRLGYPKEPMPPHSVVLSFIGACLLWVGWFGFNAGSALAAGTLATSAFVATHFGAAAAAIGWSGAEWIRQGKVSALGAISGAVAGLVAITPAAGFVTPISAIWIGLIAGVFCYLMVVKVKALFGYDDSLDAFGVHGAGGTLGAVLTGFFANSTINPIFGAGKATGLFEGNGHQVLNQIIGVALAWSISIVGTLIILFVVDKTLGLRVSEDEERDGLDLSQHGEEGYDWAH
- a CDS encoding alpha/beta hydrolase, with the translated sequence MRLTATVVLGWILIAGPCFAQQPKDATIPPATLLWPSGAPGALGDTEADKPAITVFLPIVPNTTRTGVVVVPGGGYHDLAIDKEGYAFARWLNQRGVAAFVLRYRLGPRYHHPIELGDAQRAIRYVRAHAAEFGIEKERLGMWGFSAGGHLTATAGTQFDAGTPEAADPIERESSRPEFLVLAYPVITLMDPSAHTGSRKYLLGDNPDPALVKSLSAETRVTADTPPTFLFATTDDPVVPVANSVMFYEALVKAGVPAEMHLFQHGAHGAGLATANPALSIWPDLVIKWMRERGYAAATP
- a CDS encoding D-sedoheptulose-7-phosphate isomerase is translated as MKHLVQKQLAQSIGTMQATLADLHIADTISKIAELTANAMLAGRKLMVAGNGGSAADAQHLVAEFVVRLRANRPALRAVALTTDTSIITAGGNDFGFDCIFARQIEALGQPGDIFLGISTSGNSKNILQAIQQAKSMNITTIGFTGNGGGQMKALCDHNVIIPSDVTMNIQECHLALEHIFCMAVERFYFGKDIDAE
- a CDS encoding Dabb family protein → MFAFRWKPDVTADQKQQAIEEIRALQSEIPGLMETAVGVNISPRSQGYELGGVMQFADRAAYEAYNDHPIHQKLLSWLMPLIEPLEVDFES
- a CDS encoding thioredoxin family protein, which encodes MSRTQSMMVELGTVAPPFELQDVVTGKAVGRDDVAAGHKGLLVMFICVHCPYVKHVEEELARIGRDYEKTIGIVAISSNDIASYPDDSPEEMKKQAERLGFRFPYLYDETQEVAREYDAACTPDLFLFDGEMKLVYRGQLDDSRPRRKDFGNDLPVTGKDLRAALDAVIAGKRPDINQKFAVGCNIKWKE
- a CDS encoding carbonic anhydrase; its protein translation is MDGVLNKLKLGILKFQSDIYPEQAQTYRKAASEPQRPAALIVTCADSRIDPELITDSGPGELFVTRNIGNLVPAYGEMMGGVSAVIEYAVSALKVKHIAICGHSDCGAMKALLNPESLESMSTVKRWMRNAEAALSVASSLSDKDDKPSERLRKLTEENVLLQVQHLRTHPSVAGAVARAELTLSGWVYDIGTGQVRISENGDRTFHPVAQKGTAR
- a CDS encoding bestrophin family protein, whose amino-acid sequence is MIAPQHRQLVLNTLRYVGWPLLVLLIYDIAVVIAYKEGYLHWAALNQIPVSLLGSVISILVAFRNTTSYARWWEARTLWGSIVNNSRSWGRQVTTVLRSPAGQDSVELRQLQQRMVYYQIAWVHALRAHLRRTDPWEDLTAFLSEEELASLRQEKNVPVAIQQRQSIVLRDVLDRGLIDALQWRAMDESLNDLVDAQGGAERIKNTPMPRQYDYLPQLCVQIFCILLPLAMGASMGWFTPLGSALVGFIFLTLDKIGRDLEDPFDNTVHDIPLTSITRTIEINLRQMLGETNLPEAVVPVRNVLW
- a CDS encoding ABC transporter ATP-binding protein, with product MTINASSSPTIPAASAAVQPIIVAQALGKTYRSGKLEVPALRSVSFSVVPGEFVSIVGPSGSGKSTLFYILGGLTSPTSGSLIIDGADFSKLSDIERTRLRRAKIGFIFQKFNLLPTLTAMGNIEIAHDIANLGAEKKKPLDRELLNHLAHLLGIEGRLDHRPNELSGGEQQRVAIARALISRPSIVLADEPTGNLDTKNSDAVLEMLQRSSRDLNQTVLMITHNPEAAQIADRILHMRDGEITGVEQGTRRIVHEG
- the acpS gene encoding holo-ACP synthase, encoding MVLGVGTDLIEIRRIEESIAQFGERFLNRVFTAGEIAYCQAKKKGAAESFAARFAAKEAGAKALGTGISRGVRWKELEVRRQPGERPTLHLSGRAAELANKMGLRRLSLSLSHSRDVALAVVIAED
- a CDS encoding MlaD family protein, giving the protein MPSQQEVRWSQLKIGLIVLVAAIILVALLFLMTSSAGIGIFSHKLTITTYFENSAGLKPGAPVNLQGVTIGNVKTVTVVSSPERKLTPVQVVMKLNEKYADELKKDSKASLTTIGVLGDTVVDINSQFAVGPPLRDGDELKTLETPSLTDVVKASQGTIESLNVILAKLNTMVDNMQSGKGSLGQIVSNPDLYNKLNATIDELHKMTVNLNNGKGSLGKLVTDDTLYNHLNDTVAKLNNITTELDKGNGTAGKLLKDPSLFDNLNSTLKHANSLMAEADAGKGGLGLLVKDPQFRQQLSNTVTQVDKLVTGINDGRGTLGKLATEDTLHTNMNHLLTNSNELVTAIRQDPKKYLTIHLKIF